Proteins from a genomic interval of Zingiber officinale cultivar Zhangliang chromosome 2A, Zo_v1.1, whole genome shotgun sequence:
- the LOC122042287 gene encoding uncharacterized protein LOC122042287 has protein sequence MVAELISLAPVAETYQEESETKTELVTLDLLGGRGDPDRAALDLELQVTAGWARRLVPLSAKLYLSPPSPPSLGFLGLKQPPAANTASASAVPGSYRSVCTLEKVKSALARESLANKRSPPSPSSSSSSYASASASATTITASSFSAKRLKEADKEDGHPRAMAVAACPECLLYVLICKSDPWCPRCAAHVPVHGLKKKPRLDLNFSFQACNQSN, from the exons ATGGTGGCGGAGCTGATATCCCTGGCGCCGGTGGCTGAGACCTACCAGGAGGAGAGCGAGACGAAGACGGAGCtcgtcaccctcgacctgctggGTGGCCGCGGTGACCCCGACCGCGCCGCGCTGGATCTCGAGCTCCAGGTCACTGCCGGCTGGGCGAGGCGCCTCGTTCCGCTG TCAGCGAAGCTGTATCTCTCACCCCCTTCGCCGCCCTCCCTCGGATTCCTCGGCCTAAAGCAACCTCCGGCGGCGAATACGGCCTCCGCCTCCGCTGTTCCCGGCTCATACCGCAGCGTCTGTACTCTGGAGAAGGTCAAGTCGGCGCTCGCGAGGGAATCTCTCGCTAACAAGCGTTCCCCGCCttccccctcctcttcctcctcttcctacgCTTCCGCCTCCGCCTCCGCGACTACCATCACCGCCTCCTCCTTCTCGGCCAAGCGGCTCAAGGAAGCTGACAAAGAAGACGGCCATCCCCGGGCGATGGCGGTGGCCGCGTGCCCGGAGTGCCTCCTCTACGTGCTCATCTGCAAATCCGACCCCTGGTGCCCCAGGTGCGCGGCCCACGTGCCGGTCCACGGCCTCAAGAAGAAACCACGGCTAGACCTCAACTTCTCCTTCCAAGCCTGCAACCAGTCAAACTGA